A stretch of the Desulfobacter sp. genome encodes the following:
- a CDS encoding BMP family ABC transporter substrate-binding protein — MAILCLMVAGCGQQEDTEKKEVKKEEVQKEAVAPAKDPLVVGFIYVGPIGDGGWTFAQDQGRLELEKAMNVKTIYKESCPEGPEVKEIIRNMVDQGAQLIFAGSFGYMDYVEEISKEFPQVKFSHCSGYKQTENMANHFGRMYEPRFLSGLVAGLKTETNKIGYVAAFEIPEVIRGINAFTLGVKAVNPEASVNVRWTHTWYDPAKEKEAAKALLDESCDIIAQHQDTAGPQQAAEERGVFSIGYNSDMKDMAPKAYMTAPVWDWAPYYIDQVKAVQDGTWKTHSFWGGLKDEIVKLADLTANAPEGAAKEVDAYTAKIKDGSFHVFAGPIKNQAGTVKVDENTTMSDKDMLGMDWFVEGVVGKIKSE, encoded by the coding sequence ATGGCGATTTTATGTTTAATGGTTGCAGGATGCGGGCAACAAGAGGATACTGAAAAAAAAGAGGTTAAAAAAGAAGAGGTGCAAAAAGAGGCTGTTGCACCTGCTAAAGACCCCTTGGTCGTTGGATTTATCTATGTGGGTCCCATTGGGGACGGAGGCTGGACCTTTGCCCAGGATCAGGGCCGTCTTGAACTTGAAAAGGCCATGAATGTAAAAACAATCTATAAAGAGTCCTGCCCTGAAGGTCCTGAAGTAAAAGAGATCATCAGGAATATGGTTGACCAGGGTGCCCAATTGATTTTTGCCGGAAGTTTCGGTTACATGGACTATGTTGAAGAAATTTCCAAAGAATTTCCCCAGGTCAAATTTTCCCATTGCTCAGGATACAAACAAACGGAAAACATGGCCAATCACTTTGGAAGAATGTACGAGCCAAGATTCCTTTCCGGCCTGGTGGCAGGTCTTAAAACAGAAACAAATAAAATCGGCTATGTGGCTGCCTTTGAAATCCCCGAAGTGATCAGGGGCATCAATGCCTTTACCCTGGGCGTAAAAGCCGTTAATCCCGAGGCCAGTGTCAATGTCAGATGGACCCATACCTGGTATGATCCTGCAAAGGAAAAAGAAGCGGCCAAGGCACTTCTTGATGAAAGCTGCGACATTATTGCCCAGCATCAGGATACCGCAGGTCCCCAGCAGGCAGCAGAAGAACGGGGGGTATTTTCAATCGGGTATAATTCAGACATGAAAGATATGGCACCCAAAGCCTATATGACAGCACCGGTATGGGACTGGGCTCCCTATTACATTGACCAGGTAAAAGCCGTCCAGGACGGTACCTGGAAAACCCACAGCTTCTGGGGCGGTTTAAAAGATGAAATTGTAAAACTGGCCGATCTCACAGCCAATGCTCCCGAGGGCGCAGCCAAGGAAGTGGACGCCTATACTGCAAAAATCAAAGATGGTTCCTTCCATGTTTTCGCAGGTCCGATCAAAAACCAGGCCGGAACGGTAAAGGTTGATGAAAATACAACCATGTCTGACAAGGATATGCTTGGAATGGACTGGTTTGTTGAAGGTGTTGTCGGTAAAATCAAATCAGAATAA
- a CDS encoding cyclic nucleotide-binding domain-containing protein — MDSLEDVLKQSIVFNSVADGDLDRIMPLFIKWELHTGDILATARDSAQFFFLLAEGTLLMAMDEGRAVVLDMPGDFGAMELLSRDGIYTTTVTALENGLAWAIPRTDFLGFIQEDTPGAAGVMAGWQQFLDTRAMFAKQITKIDVPVMS; from the coding sequence ATGGATAGTCTTGAAGATGTTTTAAAACAGTCAATTGTTTTCAACTCGGTGGCAGATGGTGATCTTGACAGGATCATGCCTTTGTTTATCAAATGGGAGCTTCACACTGGCGATATCCTGGCCACAGCCAGGGACTCGGCCCAGTTCTTTTTTCTTTTGGCAGAGGGAACCTTGCTCATGGCCATGGATGAAGGCCGCGCCGTGGTTCTGGATATGCCGGGAGATTTCGGGGCAATGGAATTGCTTTCCCGTGACGGCATTTATACCACAACGGTCACTGCCCTGGAAAATGGTCTGGCCTGGGCCATCCCAAGGACCGATTTTCTCGGGTTTATTCAGGAAGATACCCCCGGGGCTGCCGGGGTGATGGCCGGGTGGCAGCAGTTTCTTGATACCCGTGCCATGTTTGCCAAGCAGATAACCAAGATTGATGTACCGGTGATGTCTTAA
- a CDS encoding OadG family protein — MRRWTLYGLEAISANNGWAVSVVGISIVFTGLVMLSLVISQLHKVIDLIENPEKIKKVFGSKKQASKDKAQALSIMVITEEQKEIAKQFALLVRTMEDHFPLPRLLRLAVISGIKDPHANLNILLKAFIIVADQDGYFSWDEEQFSQTISY; from the coding sequence ATAAGGAGGTGGACTTTGTACGGACTTGAAGCAATTAGTGCCAATAACGGGTGGGCAGTTTCCGTTGTGGGTATTTCCATCGTTTTTACCGGCCTTGTCATGCTTTCTTTGGTCATATCCCAACTTCACAAGGTGATTGACCTGATTGAAAATCCTGAGAAAATTAAAAAGGTGTTCGGGTCTAAAAAACAAGCGTCAAAGGACAAGGCACAGGCCTTGTCTATTATGGTGATTACAGAGGAGCAAAAAGAAATTGCCAAACAATTTGCCCTTTTGGTCAGAACCATGGAAGATCATTTTCCTTTACCCCGCCTTTTGCGGCTGGCGGTTATTTCCGGAATCAAGGATCCCCATGCCAATTTGAATATCCTGCTCAAAGCCTTTATCATCGTGGCCGATCAGGACGGGTATTTTTCCTGGGATGAGGAGCAGTTCTCCCAAACCATTTCATATTAA
- a CDS encoding sodium ion-translocating decarboxylase subunit beta — protein sequence MDALFLEFFQNTGFFLCDYRNIIMILIGMIFIYLGIAKDYEPLLLVPIGFGMLMGNIPIFKGLGLGIYESNSVLHYLYFGVTQGIYPPLVFLGIGAMTDFSTLLARPVLMLLGAAAQAGIFITFLGALALGFAPNEAASIGIIGGADGPTAIFLTAKLAPALIGPIAVAAYSYMALVPVIQPPIMKLLTSRKERLIRMEEPRQVSKREKMIFPIVAFLLCCFIAPAALPLLGMLCFGNVLKEAVVTERLAVTARNAIIDTATILLGVTVGASTQGDVFLTKSSVGIFILGAVSFCIATACGLLFAKFMNLFLKKKINPLLGAAGVSAVPDSARVVQVVGQREDPTNFLLMHAMAPNVSGVIGSAIAAGVLWSLMV from the coding sequence ATGGATGCTTTATTCTTAGAATTTTTTCAGAACACCGGGTTTTTTCTATGCGATTACCGAAACATTATCATGATATTGATCGGCATGATCTTTATCTATCTTGGCATTGCCAAGGATTATGAGCCCCTGCTTCTAGTCCCCATAGGCTTTGGCATGCTCATGGGAAATATTCCCATTTTCAAGGGTCTGGGCCTTGGCATTTATGAGAGCAACTCGGTGCTCCACTATCTGTACTTTGGCGTGACCCAGGGAATTTATCCCCCCCTGGTATTTTTAGGGATCGGGGCCATGACGGACTTTTCAACCCTGCTGGCCCGCCCTGTGCTCATGCTGCTGGGTGCCGCTGCCCAGGCGGGTATTTTTATCACCTTTCTGGGTGCCCTCGCCCTTGGGTTTGCGCCCAACGAGGCTGCGTCCATCGGTATTATCGGCGGTGCTGACGGACCTACGGCCATATTTTTAACGGCAAAACTTGCCCCTGCCCTTATCGGCCCCATTGCCGTGGCTGCCTATTCCTATATGGCCTTGGTCCCGGTGATCCAGCCGCCCATTATGAAGCTTTTAACCTCGAGAAAAGAGCGGCTGATCCGGATGGAGGAACCCCGCCAGGTTTCCAAACGGGAAAAGATGATTTTCCCCATTGTGGCCTTTCTTCTCTGCTGCTTTATTGCTCCTGCGGCCCTGCCGCTTTTGGGCATGCTCTGCTTTGGAAACGTTCTCAAAGAGGCTGTGGTGACAGAGCGTTTGGCTGTAACCGCCCGTAACGCCATCATTGACACGGCCACCATCCTTTTAGGGGTGACTGTGGGGGCGTCCACCCAGGGGGATGTGTTCTTGACCAAAAGCTCCGTAGGCATTTTTATTCTGGGCGCGGTCTCATTCTGCATTGCCACGGCCTGCGGCCTGCTGTTTGCCAAATTCATGAACCTGTTTTTGAAAAAGAAGATCAATCCTTTGCTCGGGGCTGCCGGCGTCTCTGCCGTGCCTGATTCCGCCCGGGTGGTTCAGGTTGTGGGCCAGCGGGAAGATCCCACCAATTTTCTGCTCATGCATGCCATGGCCCCAAATGTATCCGGGGTGATCGGCTCTGCCATTGCCGCAGGCGTTCTTTGGAGTCTGATGGTTTAA
- a CDS encoding metallophosphoesterase, whose translation MIPLSIGCTAKQHFLFQSDPDALALAEQNIPFPDTRFFVLSDTHLYDTALGTSGPAFQAYLDNDRKLLVLSHEIISTAVGEIAKEQADFVLVCGDLTKDGEMTCHQGMAKHLEVLKKSGKKIFVVPGNHDVNNADAVRFSGDKKEPVQAAGPEDFRRIYHDFGYGQALVEDPDSLSYVAEPVEGLRLLALDSCRWKENKKDHHPITGGAFSKQTLAWIEAQLIEAKQENKAVIIIQHHGIMAHYPSNKKFYGEYIVDEDEAVAALFAAYHVPMVFTGHFHAQDITRKQVKDQYIFDIETGSLVTAPCPYRKIELSQGYRAQITSQSIGAIPSMGKGFAAHADQYVTEGTKKLADKALAKYKVSQDQSDLINHQIAKAYMAHLKGDEIMPGTYLDTEEFGLWLKFIAWMQKDLIHGWWFDLPPQDNNLVIHMDTGKVNKV comes from the coding sequence ATGATCCCTCTCTCCATTGGCTGCACAGCAAAACAACATTTTTTATTCCAGAGTGATCCCGATGCTCTGGCTTTGGCAGAACAAAATATCCCCTTTCCTGACACCCGTTTTTTTGTCCTGTCCGATACCCATCTCTACGATACCGCTCTGGGAACCAGCGGGCCCGCATTCCAGGCATATCTTGACAATGACAGAAAACTTTTGGTGTTAAGCCATGAAATCATTTCAACGGCAGTGGGAGAGATCGCCAAGGAGCAGGCCGATTTTGTTCTGGTTTGCGGAGACCTGACCAAAGATGGAGAGATGACCTGCCACCAGGGTATGGCAAAGCATTTAGAGGTATTAAAAAAATCAGGAAAAAAAATATTTGTGGTTCCGGGCAACCATGATGTGAACAACGCTGATGCCGTCCGATTTTCAGGAGATAAAAAAGAGCCGGTCCAGGCCGCAGGCCCTGAAGACTTCAGGCGGATTTACCATGATTTCGGATATGGTCAGGCCCTGGTTGAGGATCCTGACTCTTTGAGCTATGTGGCAGAACCCGTGGAAGGGCTCAGGCTTTTGGCCTTAGATTCCTGCAGGTGGAAAGAAAACAAAAAAGACCACCATCCCATTACAGGAGGGGCATTCTCAAAACAGACCCTGGCCTGGATAGAGGCCCAGCTCATTGAGGCCAAACAAGAAAACAAAGCCGTTATCATTATCCAGCACCACGGGATCATGGCGCATTATCCCTCCAACAAGAAATTTTATGGCGAATATATCGTGGACGAAGATGAGGCTGTGGCAGCCCTTTTTGCCGCCTACCATGTTCCCATGGTCTTTACCGGTCATTTCCATGCCCAGGATATTACCCGCAAACAGGTCAAGGATCAGTATATCTTTGACATTGAAACAGGCTCTTTGGTCACCGCCCCCTGCCCCTACCGGAAAATTGAGCTTTCCCAGGGCTACAGGGCTCAGATAACAAGCCAATCCATCGGGGCCATTCCGTCAATGGGCAAAGGGTTTGCCGCCCATGCAGACCAGTATGTCACAGAGGGGACAAAAAAACTGGCCGATAAAGCCCTGGCAAAGTACAAAGTTTCTCAAGACCAGAGCGATCTGATCAACCACCAGATTGCCAAGGCGTATATGGCCCATTTAAAAGGGGATGAAATCATGCCTGGAACCTACCTGGACACGGAGGAATTTGGCCTCTGGCTCAAATTCATTGCCTGGATGCAAAAGGATCTCATCCATGGATGGTGGTTTGATCTGCCCCCCCAGGACAATAATCTTGTCATCCATATGGATACGGGCAAGGTCAACAAGGTATGA
- a CDS encoding FAD-dependent oxidoreductase, translating into MAKKIIIIGAVALGPKVACRLRRLDPDADITVIDRDNLISYGGCGIPYYIGGDITDIEELFSTTSHAIRDPEFFKTCKGICILPRVEALSINRSEKSILVHHLDDGSQTAMPYDKLVIASGATPVRPPIPGANLTEVYTVSNLHTARDIKEMIAKGGVGKAVVIGAGAIGIEMAEALTDLWGVETTLVEMADQVLPAAIGQNIARMVENQLEKSEVKVILSQQVTRITGDDDTGVTGVEVNGKIIDCELVVLSAGVRPNTKFASDAGLAVGRTGALIVDRNLRTTDPDIYAGGDCIEMRNLVSGENITMPLGSLANRQGRIIANNIHGRASKFRGTVGTFCIKVFELGAATAGLTVAQARAAGFDPVHALVAQFDRAHFYPDSKFMFIQLIADRATRKILGVEAIGEQSDAVKARVDAIAPLLHTGIDVDDVCVLETGYAPPFASAMDVINNAGNVLDNILEGRNTPIDLMDFIDLFHRETIKVVDLRELSEAEPFIEKYGQNWISIPQADLRTRFEELPKDEDLYLLCGTGARSYEAQIFLNHQGYDRIKNIQGGYAALEMTDPEFIPEK; encoded by the coding sequence ATGGCAAAAAAAATTATCATTATCGGCGCAGTGGCCCTAGGCCCCAAAGTGGCCTGTCGGCTGAGAAGACTGGACCCGGACGCAGACATTACCGTCATTGACAGAGACAACCTTATCTCCTACGGCGGCTGCGGCATTCCCTATTATATCGGCGGGGATATCACGGATATCGAAGAGCTTTTTTCCACCACCTCCCATGCCATCAGGGATCCTGAATTTTTTAAAACCTGTAAGGGCATCTGCATTCTGCCAAGGGTAGAGGCATTGTCCATTAACCGGTCTGAAAAAAGCATCCTGGTCCACCACCTGGACGATGGATCGCAAACGGCCATGCCTTACGACAAACTGGTGATTGCCTCGGGTGCTACCCCGGTACGCCCCCCCATTCCAGGCGCAAACCTGACCGAGGTCTATACGGTCTCCAACCTTCATACGGCCCGGGATATCAAAGAAATGATTGCCAAAGGCGGGGTGGGAAAAGCCGTGGTCATCGGCGCCGGCGCCATTGGCATTGAAATGGCCGAAGCCCTGACCGACCTTTGGGGAGTGGAAACCACATTGGTGGAAATGGCAGACCAGGTGCTGCCTGCAGCCATTGGGCAGAATATTGCCAGAATGGTGGAAAACCAGCTTGAAAAAAGCGAGGTCAAGGTCATCTTGTCCCAGCAGGTCACAAGGATCACAGGGGATGATGATACCGGGGTCACTGGTGTTGAAGTCAACGGCAAGATCATTGACTGCGAACTTGTGGTGCTCTCTGCCGGGGTCCGCCCCAACACCAAATTTGCCTCGGATGCAGGACTTGCCGTGGGCAGGACCGGCGCCCTCATCGTGGACCGGAACCTGAGAACCACAGATCCGGACATCTATGCCGGAGGCGACTGCATTGAGATGCGCAACCTGGTTTCAGGGGAAAACATCACCATGCCCTTGGGATCTCTTGCCAACCGCCAGGGCAGAATCATTGCCAACAATATCCACGGCAGGGCCTCCAAGTTCAGGGGGACTGTGGGCACCTTCTGCATCAAGGTCTTTGAACTGGGCGCAGCCACAGCAGGTCTTACCGTTGCCCAAGCAAGAGCGGCAGGCTTTGATCCGGTCCATGCCCTGGTGGCCCAGTTTGACCGGGCCCATTTTTATCCGGATTCAAAATTCATGTTCATCCAGCTCATTGCCGACCGGGCCACAAGAAAGATTCTCGGGGTGGAAGCCATTGGCGAGCAGTCCGACGCAGTCAAGGCCCGGGTGGATGCCATTGCCCCCCTGCTCCATACAGGGATCGACGTGGATGATGTCTGCGTGCTTGAAACAGGATACGCCCCCCCCTTTGCCTCGGCCATGGACGTGATCAACAACGCCGGTAATGTTCTGGACAATATCCTTGAAGGCCGGAACACCCCCATTGACTTGATGGACTTTATCGATCTTTTCCACAGAGAAACCATCAAGGTGGTTGATCTTCGGGAATTGTCCGAGGCCGAACCCTTTATTGAAAAATACGGCCAGAACTGGATCAGTATTCCCCAGGCAGATTTAAGGACAAGGTTTGAAGAACTGCCAAAGGACGAAGACCTTTACCTGCTCTGCGGCACAGGGGCCAGATCCTATGAAGCCCAGATCTTTCTCAACCACCAGGGATATGACCGGATCAAAAACATCCAGGGCGGCTATGCAGCCCTGGAAATGACCGATCCTGAATTTATTCCGGAAAAATAG
- a CDS encoding multidrug resistance efflux transporter family protein: protein MIKLIFLGILSGAFFSTTFILNEVMSLDGGHWVWSASLRYLFMSLFLTLIILFQGGTARLKGVIALFFSHWRFWIIAGGIGFGGFYALICFSADRCPGWVIAATWQFTVVASLFVFMGFGNSFPKRVWFFSLIIFSDVVLVNLSQTQDIHFKGLIQGGLPVLLAAFCYPFGNQLVWEAANGSHKKVPQIKSRLLNNVFNKVWLMTLGSFPLWAVLVIVVSPPAPAISQWMNAGAVALFSGIFATGIFLFARTLASNANELAAVDATQSSEVVFALAGGLVFLGTQAPDRTAIIGLLMILSGLIFFIKYQKTKDKKP, encoded by the coding sequence ATGATCAAGCTTATCTTTTTAGGCATATTGTCCGGCGCATTTTTCAGTACCACCTTTATTCTCAACGAAGTAATGAGCCTGGACGGTGGGCATTGGGTCTGGTCCGCCTCGTTAAGGTATCTTTTCATGTCCTTGTTCCTGACCCTGATTATTCTGTTTCAAGGGGGTACAGCCCGGCTAAAAGGGGTGATCGCCCTATTTTTTTCCCATTGGCGCTTCTGGATCATTGCCGGGGGCATTGGGTTCGGAGGGTTTTACGCCCTGATCTGCTTTAGTGCAGACCGCTGCCCCGGCTGGGTGATTGCGGCAACTTGGCAGTTTACCGTGGTGGCCAGCCTCTTTGTTTTTATGGGATTTGGCAACTCTTTTCCCAAACGGGTCTGGTTTTTTTCTCTGATCATTTTTTCAGACGTTGTCCTGGTGAACCTGTCCCAGACCCAGGACATACATTTCAAAGGACTGATCCAGGGCGGCCTGCCTGTCCTTTTGGCGGCCTTTTGCTATCCATTCGGCAACCAGCTGGTCTGGGAGGCTGCCAACGGCAGTCACAAAAAAGTTCCCCAAATCAAATCCAGGCTTCTGAACAATGTCTTTAATAAGGTATGGCTGATGACCCTGGGCTCATTTCCCCTGTGGGCAGTCCTTGTCATAGTTGTCAGCCCCCCGGCACCGGCAATATCCCAATGGATGAATGCGGGAGCCGTGGCCCTGTTTTCAGGAATTTTTGCCACAGGTATCTTCCTTTTTGCCCGGACCCTTGCATCAAACGCCAATGAGTTGGCTGCCGTGGATGCCACCCAGTCCAGCGAGGTGGTCTTTGCCCTGGCAGGGGGGCTCGTTTTCCTGGGCACCCAGGCCCCGGACAGGACTGCCATAATCGGTCTGCTCATGATCCTTTCTGGACTGATCTTTTTTATCAAGTACCAGAAAACTAAAGATAAAAAACCTTGA
- a CDS encoding J domain-containing protein, giving the protein MYLARVKKEKTFTYILRESIKEEQGMGFRDIVDLGPRPGAWIDYPGRNAWYLSPDLESKILDISPNTDPDHIEDLFWPFVRSEVRRATRAFRQRAESSKFNPMDKKEKENLARAVHRFDKRRAHFLKLGNMDQGPLVNMPPVLFKRLKNKSRDEIEQDFMAQEKAIKPKDLKSYVYTIFDLQRFFKGFLAKQMPHAMDQNKVETFFIKELCQLNKEFFSLTTHLHEYLARYAIMFFDHSYGDTVLLDDMEKDFRFRHRFFTPRPKPSVSFARAREMFNLGKTEFKSMDKKTLTRKFRQLARKHHPDKGGDDDTFIKINEAYQALLKKI; this is encoded by the coding sequence ATGTATCTTGCCCGGGTCAAAAAAGAAAAAACGTTCACCTATATCCTGAGAGAATCCATAAAAGAGGAACAAGGCATGGGGTTCAGGGATATTGTTGACCTTGGCCCCAGACCCGGTGCCTGGATTGATTATCCGGGAAGAAATGCCTGGTACCTGAGCCCGGACCTGGAATCAAAAATTTTAGACATCTCCCCAAACACGGATCCCGACCATATTGAAGATTTGTTCTGGCCCTTTGTCCGTTCCGAAGTCCGCAGGGCCACCCGGGCTTTCAGGCAGCGGGCCGAAAGTTCAAAATTCAACCCCATGGACAAAAAAGAAAAAGAAAATCTGGCACGGGCCGTCCATCGCTTTGACAAACGCCGGGCCCATTTTCTCAAGCTCGGGAACATGGACCAGGGGCCTTTGGTCAATATGCCCCCGGTGCTGTTCAAACGGCTCAAAAACAAATCCCGTGATGAGATTGAACAAGACTTCATGGCCCAGGAAAAGGCAATCAAACCCAAAGATCTTAAATCCTACGTGTATACGATCTTTGATCTCCAGCGGTTTTTCAAAGGATTTTTGGCCAAGCAGATGCCCCATGCCATGGACCAGAACAAGGTTGAAACCTTTTTTATCAAAGAACTCTGTCAGCTGAACAAGGAATTTTTCAGCCTGACCACCCATTTGCATGAATATCTGGCCCGGTACGCCATCATGTTTTTTGACCATAGTTACGGAGACACTGTTCTCCTGGACGACATGGAAAAGGATTTTAGATTCCGGCACAGATTTTTTACTCCCCGGCCCAAACCGTCTGTTTCCTTTGCCCGGGCCAGAGAAATGTTCAACCTTGGCAAAACAGAATTCAAATCCATGGACAAAAAAACCTTGACCCGCAAATTCAGGCAACTTGCCCGAAAGCATCATCCGGACAAAGGCGGGGACGATGACACCTTTATTAAAATCAATGAGGCCTACCAGGCATTACTCAAAAAAATCTAA
- a CDS encoding DUF362 domain-containing protein: protein MGADVFFMDMTATSRENLPQKLARLVKTAGINQILDDKDLTAVKIHFGEQGNTAYIRPVYIRKIIRAIREASAAPFLTDANTLYIGTRSDAVSHIKTAVNNGFSYSSMDGAPLIIADGLFGKSETQVQVDLKHNTQVYIGSEIINANALVSVAHFKGHELSGFGGTLKNLGMGCASRRGKLDQHSNVSPKIKRKTCIGCGECAAHCPGEAIYLEDKRAYINKDDCIGCAECIVRCPTQSININWNQDVPIFLEKMMEYTAGVLKNKAKKSLFINFITDISPKCDCLPYCESPICSDIGVVASTDPVAIDQASADLVNQQQALKGSVLTCNLAPGEDKFKGLYPGVDWEHQLAYAQDIGIGTRDYQLVKLETRAYKNPGPHS from the coding sequence ATGGGTGCTGATGTTTTTTTCATGGATATGACCGCCACCTCAAGGGAAAATCTGCCCCAAAAACTTGCCCGGCTGGTAAAGACTGCCGGGATAAACCAGATTCTTGACGACAAAGATCTCACCGCCGTAAAAATCCATTTTGGGGAACAGGGCAACACCGCCTATATCCGCCCTGTCTATATCCGCAAAATCATACGGGCCATCAGAGAGGCCTCGGCTGCCCCCTTTCTCACCGATGCCAACACCCTGTACATCGGGACAAGATCCGATGCGGTATCCCATATTAAAACCGCCGTTAACAACGGATTTTCCTATTCCTCCATGGACGGGGCCCCTTTGATCATTGCAGACGGCCTGTTCGGCAAAAGCGAAACCCAAGTCCAAGTAGATCTCAAACACAACACCCAAGTCTATATAGGATCAGAAATTATCAATGCAAATGCCCTGGTATCTGTTGCCCATTTCAAAGGGCACGAGCTTTCCGGATTCGGGGGCACCTTGAAAAATCTGGGCATGGGATGCGCCTCAAGACGTGGCAAGCTTGACCAGCACTCCAATGTCAGCCCCAAGATCAAACGAAAAACCTGTATCGGCTGCGGTGAGTGTGCAGCGCACTGCCCGGGAGAGGCCATCTATCTTGAAGATAAACGAGCCTATATCAACAAAGACGACTGCATCGGCTGTGCCGAATGTATTGTCCGCTGCCCCACCCAGTCCATCAATATCAACTGGAACCAGGATGTGCCCATTTTCCTTGAAAAAATGATGGAATACACGGCCGGGGTTTTAAAAAACAAGGCAAAAAAATCATTGTTCATCAATTTTATCACAGACATCTCTCCCAAATGCGACTGCCTGCCCTATTGCGAATCTCCCATTTGCAGCGATATCGGGGTGGTGGCCTCCACAGACCCTGTGGCCATTGACCAGGCCAGTGCAGATCTGGTCAATCAGCAGCAGGCCCTGAAAGGCTCTGTTTTAACCTGCAACCTGGCCCCGGGTGAAGACAAGTTCAAAGGGCTGTATCCCGGGGTGGACTGGGAACACCAGCTGGCCTATGCCCAGGATATCGGCATTGGCACCCGGGACTATCAGCTTGTCAAACTTGAGACCCGGGCCTATAAAAACCCCGGGCCCCACTCCTGA